Below is a genomic region from Persicimonas caeni.
GTGCGTTCCAACTCGCAGCCCCAAAATCCTTAGTTGCTCGTTTAGAGGGCGCCACCACCCTGCAAGGCCGAACGAACATGGTGTCTGACACCGTGTCGGCGGCGGTTTGTGTTCGCGCCCACACAAGCGTTACACTGGGCCCATCGCGAACCGACAGGCCGGAGTGACGCATGCTGAGTATCTTTTCAACTGACTTCTGGAACGAGAATTCGGGGCAGATGGCGCTCGTCGCCATCGCGTTGATGTTCGGGATGTTGGTCTACCAGCACCTGGAGCGAAACGACGAGGGCGAGCAGGAGAAGCAACGGGCCATCGAGGCGTGCCTCGAGTTGCAGGACCGACACTTCTGCGAGTCTCGCATCGAAGAGCGCCACGAGCACTGCATGTACCGCAACTACCGGCCCGAGGGGCGCTACAGCTCTAAGCATTTCGACCGGCAGGGGTACCAACGCTGCGTGTCGCCCGTCGGCTTGCATTAAGTAACTACACGACCGTTGTCGTTCAGTAAGTCATCTTCGCCGTCAGACTCTTCTTGCCGCCCTTGTATTTGAACTTGGCGTCGTCGAAGTCCGGCGGCCCGAAGCTCCCCTTGGCGTTGCGCGAGGCGCATAGCCCTTCCGAGGGAATCCCCACCAGGTTGGTGTCGAGTTCGTCGTCGGCGTCCTCGTCGTGGTAGGCGGCCAGGCCGTAGGTGCCCGGTTTGACGTCTTCAAACCGGCAGGTCGCCTTTTTGCCGACGATCTTGGCGCTGACCTCGACCACCGGTTCGTCGAGCCAGTTCGACTTGTTGTATAGGGCGCAGCGCACTTGGCCGCTGGCGTCCTTCAGCCCGGTCACCGTGAAAACGAGTTCGTCGTCGCCCGCGGGCTTCGATTGTCCGGACGCCGGCGCGGCGCCGAAGACCACCGTTGCCGCCGCGAGTACAGCCCAGCCAAAAAGTCGTCGCATCGTATTCTCCCAAAGGTGTCAAAGGGGCCGTTCTTCGGAGGCAGCGCTTCTAGCGCTGGTTGCAACCCCGTGCGCCTTTGCAACCAGGGCTAGAAGCCCTGCCTCCCATAATTAGCGCGCCAAACCGACGCGTCGGGCCTGGTTCGAGGTGAAGACGTGCTCCGGATCCCATTTATTCTTAACCTCGCGCCACTCGTCCAGCCGCGGGTACATCTGCGCGAAGTGCTCGGCGGTCGTGAAGGCGTCCTTGGCCAGGTAGACCCGCCCGTCGGCGTCGAGGACCATCTCGTCGAGCTCTAGCAAGAACGCCTCGAGGCCGTCGCGGATCGGAAAGTCGATCGCCAGCGTGTAGCCCGGGCGCGGGAACGACAGGTGCCCTTCGGCCTCGTCGCCGAAGCGCTTGAGCACGTTGAGGAACGGGCAGAACCCGCTGTGGGCGATGCGCTCGAGGATCGCGCGCAGCCGTCGGCGGCCGTCGTCGAACGGGATGACGAACTGGTACTGGGTGAACCCGCGCTTTCCGTAGCCGCGATTCCACTCGCCGACGAAGTCGAGCGGGTAGAAGAATTTCTCGTAGTGAGCCACGGGCGTGGGGGTGGCCTGCATCGTCTCGATGATCTTGTTGAGGATGCGAAGCGTCACCGGGTTGAGCGACTGCGAGGGCATATCGAACGGCACCTCGAGCAGCGGCGGGCCCGACACCGACAGCGGCTCGCGGCGCATCTTCGCGGGCAGCGCGTCGAGCGGAGCGTGCTCGCCGACGACCAGCACTCCGCGGCCCAGGCGCGCGCCGGTGGCCAAGGGGTCGATCCAGGCGACCGAGTACGGGTACTTGGCGTCGTACTCGGCGAGCGCGTCGAGCATCTCGTCGAGGCTCTCGGCGCGGATGGCCTTTTGGCGAAAATAGGTCGTCTCGACCGGGCGCAGCCGAATCGTGGCCGTCAGGATGATGCCGAGAAGGCCCATGCCGCCGAAGGTCGCCCAGAACAGCTCGGGGTTCTCGGTGCGGCTGGCGGTGACGACCTCGCCGGCGGCGGTCAAGATCTGCATCGACTCGACGCAGTTGGCGAACGTGCCGTCGACGTGGTGGGCCTTGCCGTGGATGTCGTTGGCGATGCAGCCGCCCACGGTCACGTACTTGGTGCCCGGCGTGATCATCGGCAGGAAGCCGCGCGGGGCGAAGTCGCGCAGGATCGCCGCCAGGCTCACGCCCGCCTCGCAGGTGAGCACGCCGCTGTCGGCGTCGAAGTCGAGGTAGCGGTCCATGCGCGTCAGGTCGACGACGATGCCCCGGTCGTTGATCGCCGAGTCGCCGTAGCTTCGCCCCAACCCACGCACGATGGTGCCCTCGGGGTCGACGCTCTCGAGAATCTCGCGGGTACGCTCCGGACGGGTGATCTTGCACTGCGCTTTGGGATATTG
It encodes:
- a CDS encoding DUF2141 domain-containing protein produces the protein MRRLFGWAVLAAATVVFGAAPASGQSKPAGDDELVFTVTGLKDASGQVRCALYNKSNWLDEPVVEVSAKIVGKKATCRFEDVKPGTYGLAAYHDEDADDELDTNLVGIPSEGLCASRNAKGSFGPPDFDDAKFKYKGGKKSLTAKMTY
- a CDS encoding FAD-binding oxidoreductase, which translates into the protein MVPTAEKQLSGWGQYPKAQCKITRPERTREILESVDPEGTIVRGLGRSYGDSAINDRGIVVDLTRMDRYLDFDADSGVLTCEAGVSLAAILRDFAPRGFLPMITPGTKYVTVGGCIANDIHGKAHHVDGTFANCVESMQILTAAGEVVTASRTENPELFWATFGGMGLLGIILTATIRLRPVETTYFRQKAIRAESLDEMLDALAEYDAKYPYSVAWIDPLATGARLGRGVLVVGEHAPLDALPAKMRREPLSVSGPPLLEVPFDMPSQSLNPVTLRILNKIIETMQATPTPVAHYEKFFYPLDFVGEWNRGYGKRGFTQYQFVIPFDDGRRRLRAILERIAHSGFCPFLNVLKRFGDEAEGHLSFPRPGYTLAIDFPIRDGLEAFLLELDEMVLDADGRVYLAKDAFTTAEHFAQMYPRLDEWREVKNKWDPEHVFTSNQARRVGLAR